attattctttgTCCAAGAATTCATCATAAATTGTGAAAGTAAAACTTCTGAACTGgttggaaaatatattcatcaatTATATACGGGGACACGCATGTCGAAATATGATCAGCTCATTAGAACCACGTATTTATAATCAAATCCATAAGAGAAACAAGTGTTGTGATTACTTTATAGTACAGCCCTATCAATGATATTAGTCATAAttagaaaaatagataaaatgcATGTACGAAGATCTAGTTATTGAGATCCAGAGAGAATATCCAGATTAAGCTATGGCACTGACATGGGACATGCAACCATACGGACCTGATCCGACTGACGAGAGACAACCACAATAAACAACGTGCATTGGAACTAAAGTATACAGAAATCAGTATCAGTTATACTAGGAAGAAACATGGTGAAATAGCATCACATTATCCGGTTTGCTCGACTACAGTAGTAGAAATTGGgcttttcataccagaggtatGAGGCATGTTGTAAGTAGGTTTTGGGTAAAAATACtatgtaaaatatattaatgGTTTTTGCTGCCTTGCGACAgcttataaacgtaattttcaattctgtcagaaatataactcagcgcctgacgatttcgaatttgcgaatagtaatttattatgaattaatccaGCGTAATTACCGGGTCTAAACAGCGACAAGAATAACGCAAAGAATCgtcatccattgataaaagtgCACCACGAAAAGCCTTAAATTTACCGGGCGACCTTGAGCGTCAACTCAACCGTAAATCTCGGATTCGAACTCCTATTAGTCCGGACACGTCAATTCTCGCTATCTGATTCATATATGAGCGATTCAAAACGCCTCTATTTTGTTTACGCAAATCACGTAATCGGACTGATATAAGTCCCGATGCGTCATTTCCCGTTTCTGTTTCATATATCTCCACCATTTTGTACCATCATCCGTTTGGCAGATGAACTCAACATTATCTAGATCGCTTCAAAGACATCGACGCAGTTGATGCCACATCATGTTCGAATCCATCCCGACATCGCTATGATTTTGTTACCTATAATTCCATATTGAAGTAAATTAATGTTCATTGAGTATACGTGGTTAAGTTAGTTTTCAAAGTAGATTTAGTTCAAACTTATGTGCAATATGTAAACTGATAAATGGAAACAAAAGcaactttttaaaaaatcgttgtttatttctgaatgcaaattcctcaatGAACAATTGATGCATAAAGGTAGATCAACCTAGTATTAACGAAATTATCGAACAAAACGCGCAAGGAGAGCATGTGCGACGGACTAGTTCATgcaactgccaccaggggactTTGAAAAACCATATCTTGGGTTAAGCCATTTTGGTACATCGATACTTTCACGCGAAAGCCCTTATATGTAGCTGGATCCACATTATCCAGCATATTGTTGACCCAGGTTGCGCTTCTCGGAAATAAGTCATATGTTATAGACTgtagaattatttcgatgacaCTTCCCAGTGAGATAAATGAACCagttaggcagaaacccgCTATTgctgctatgcagctatatttggTTAAGTTTTATCTATATAAATGGAGAATGATAATGCAAATCGTTGGGGCTTCATACCAGAAGTATGAAGTATGTAGGTAGGTTTTGGGTAAAAATATTAAGTAAAATACATTTGGTAAATTCCTGCTATTTGAATGCAGAATGATAATGCCCttaaaatttctaaaatttcaagaatttgtaaatgttgtattgaatttaataaatctaattccaTGTAAGAATATTTAGGTAGAGGCACGAGAAAAAATACACGTTTCGCACCtaaaaaacagaattttcatctaaaaaattaaatgaattatcagAAGACGgtgaatatcatatagatagattagaaaaaaaattgatatttaatatggaaaaagAATAAGCGCATATTTAAGTCATACAGGATTAAATAGCACACATAGATGTAGACCTATATTACCTGAAAGATACATTCAATTATCAGATGAAGAAttagttgataataataattaataataatgtttatttaggATATAATAGAAAAAGGAAGATGGTTGTCATTTAATAGAATTCATTGAATCGGAATAATATTTaataattaaaagaaaataaaaaaaacaaaaaaaaattgaaatcatgaaaCCAAAGATATATTAAGCGATTAAAGGATAAGATAtgattcattatcaataaattatcTGGACGGAATTATTTATTGCTCTGCATAGATAGATAAACATAGTGAGATATTTAATCACGTGAATATTCTAAAGtatttataatatatgtaTTACAGTAgtctaattgtttttttttcaaattgaaagatgacagTACATAGAAGAACgttttgttttaattaatGCACATTTaattaaaaccatttattttaatcgataattaattcaatttttaatcaaatcataattAAGCTGAAAATCCTCAATTCAATAATAAGTTTTCATTCTTTCATTCTTTTTAATcgaaataatataaaatctcAAATAACGTTTTCCTAGGAAACAGAGTTAATATTGGTTTCGGTGTTTTGAGCTagtatgtatacatatatagtaATCTGTTTCACTTATAAAATTGGCTGCCCGGTCTTGCAGGGCTACACGTAATAATAATTAGTATACCTTTTAGAATAATGTAGATTTAAAAACAACATTGAATCGGCAGCTTCTATTCACTACGCCTAATTTACAACTTGATCGTCGAGTTATTTACCTAAGGTGAAGGTAACTTTTTCCTTCATGGAAGTCGGTATTGAAATAAGTAACACATCTTCCGAGATATAATGAGAGGTCATCTGTTGTTTTATTGGACTTTTTCACTACTGAGGGATGCGTGTTTACTAAAAACTACGAGATGTTGAACCGATTTAGTGGGATTCAATAATGGTAGAGGTGAACAAAATAGTAAAATCTTGAACGAGTAACCGAATCGGGAACAAGTTATACGTATTTCTTAATGGAAGGTATCATTTGAACAAGTAACCGAATCAAGAATAAGAAACGAGTAACTTACTTCACTTGGGTTTTGTTTTGGTGACAAATCGCGGATTTATACGAGCAATTCACGAAGCTGAAATAGGAAAAAACAAATCGGTGATATTTTGactgattttcaaaaatattctattGCTCATAAAGGCTAGTAAACGTTAGTAGAGAATATCACAGTCCTACAGTTAGAAACAAGTTTTATTGGTACCACATTCAAAATTGTAGTCGATAGCTATCAGGGTGTGATTTGAATGATGATAGATGTTTACAGAATGGTGACAGAAAGACCACTAGTTGTACGACTTATCGATGCGAAACTAGAAATGGATACATCATCCACTGATTAATTTCAACAGATATATGAaacatgttactgagggtcttactgttgattactgattaatttgaacagaaatatgacgTATGTTACTGAGGCACTTACTGTTgatcattttctttcatattccaATGAAGTTCATGAATATagtcaatttgttactgataacACTATTCAGCCGTTGAGACTGttcataagaaataaaaacccCGTAATATCACTGAAACTATACGATATACGTAGGTCTAGCAATAACTATCGCCTAAACCTGTCAATGACACCAACGGTTTCGATGTTTTTCAAACTTTGTAGCGGCTCGAATTAAACTTTATAGATAAATTCAAACCTTTcttttgtccatttttataaGCCGGACATTCTAATATATCTGAATGCTACAAGTTTCAGCTTTCAATGTTCTGTCGCCCACTGATTAAATTATTCATACTGTTTATCAATTCAGTTTGCATGGCTCTGATACAAATTGGTTGGAATTAGAATAAATGCGAGTGTTTCAGTTATTGCAAAGATAACGGACTCACAGAACTGCTGCATGTCATGAAAAGAATGCACCGTAgaacagacagcgactggagctaGCAGggacaaatacctcagatagatcttttcccttggtcttattgatttgaatgcggaataaaattgaattttctgaaatttgctcaattaataaaaatggatttgctGTCTAaccttgttcaataaagtaaaattgaattgaattggatttgttttttttgcagaataaaatttcattgaatttgtagtttgagcacatggctaattagcatatcaaggtcatccacccgatttgagaaaaagctatttttcccggaaTTCTGTGgtgctaataaaaatattcctcccagaaaccaaatcaactaaagatttcacagaaatcgatattgaaatataattttagatcatAAAATGAAACCCAGAATTAAAACGGTAGAcaataccgcgggttcacgtgaacacctgctgatctctacggctaagccaatcatagaggagtctttgctttctgattggcgtttttaaacagatatttttgcgatcagatttTTCAGATCAGAAAAAGCTCATAcaaattttaacgaggcctTCTTTCATGGATGATAATGcttaaatgaatgatttgtatgaatatatgcccAGTTGCACTGTCAAAGAGCCtcatctggaaaccatgtcattcaAATTTGCTCCATTTGTAAAGTAATAGTCTCAGCCTACGGCCTTCCTTTATTGCACACTTGCACACTCACCCTGCCCCCTTTTTGGTATAATAATGTAACTTTATTGTTTATGTCCGGCATGTGCATTTTGGTTTCGttctttttgtaaattttcctAAAATGTGCATTCGTGCGCGGTGGCAAATCATTATGTAatgtatataatttcataaaggtaatAAACTTATGCTATAAAAAACGAACTGATATATACGGAACTGACTCTGTCAACACTCGTAAAAATACGTCAATGTTACATAAAAAATCTTTTGATTTCTAGTTCTTCCTTTATGTTCTTTATAAAAACTTTACTGAGATTcagtattttcttgtttactGGAAGTTTTCTAAGAACTCGCTCTGGTGAGCTTTGAGATCATATTGTAAGCAGGACAGACAATCTTTTATTTGTTACAAGAAAAGTCTACTTTTCTTATCTTTTTTTAGATTCCGAAATCATAAATCCGAAGCAACGTCACATAGTGACTGGTCGGTCgagattttgtttaaatcaaaGTATCTATTTGTAGGTGTAGACCTTGCCGAGACATCACTATCGAGTCCGCGCATGCGCTATGGAAGTTGAAATTGTTTTGAAGGATTCAATACCATTATTtgttaaagggtaactgacactttttttttatttcaaaattcgataAGTTCTATCGAACTAAGGAAGACTTTGAAATAGTtctgttcaaaaatgtgtagttTCCGCGAAAATCGTGATTTTGTAAGACAACTTTTGACCTCATTTCGTTGTATACATCGCGTTAGAAATCATCGGCAATTTCCGTCGATCTCCGGCGCTGTGACGTCAATAAAGTGAGCACTGAAAATTTTCTTCTATGAGATAACGTTGCGTTTTTACTACTCGGCGTGTTTTCActgctttttctcaaatgccAAATCGTTGTGTTTGCTTTGGGTGCGATTATTCGGATAGgggtatatttctttttccgaAGAATCCTGTTCTTCGAGAAAAATGGGCTTCTTTTGTAGGTTTAAAGCGATTGAATTGGAGCGGCCCAACGTCGAATAGCGTCGTGTGTTACCGGCATTTTACCAACGATGATTTCGTTAATAAAATGCAGTATGATTTCACAATTTGCAAAGAGGTAAGTTTCATTCAGTCATCTTAACATTTATTCGAGACATGGTTTGAGAATAATTATTGTATGGGCTTGAAAATCACTGTTAAAAGGGTCGCATTTTCAAGtccaattcaaatcaataaaatttattttttgcacGCGCGGTAtccaattcataattttttatGTCAAAATGCCGTTTAACTTTTGTTTGCTAAGCGTGATTGTAAAACCATGCCTTCTAGGTCAGCTTACATCGTGTGACAATAGAAACATCTTTTCATTGAACTACTACTATAGGCCACAGTGCATTGGCCATCGTACAATAGGCTTTTATTGTCATTGTGAGTGCCTTACTTCACTCACTAACTACaataacaaaatgaatatttcacgaGCCTTGTGAATTAACGGTTGCCTTTTGCTTGAAATAGATTGTTGCTGAAACAAGGAGCCGTGCCATCGATCCACACTGTGATAGAAACCCCTGAATCTACATCTCAACCAGAGGATTTCTTCTCGCCACCACGAAAGCCTGGACGAAAAGTGTTTGAGAAGAGGGAGAGACGGCGAGTCATTGCTGAGACTGAGAGCCAGGTTTTGCATAATCTTCAACCAAATTTGGTTGAAGATTATGCAAAACCTGGTGAAGATGACGGCGGGGAAGTGTATGCGGAACCCGGTATCAAATCAGAGTTCGAGGCGACAAGAGAATTTGCTGTGCAGGCTGAACCGGATTGTAAATCTCGAGGTAGGATTTTCATGATGGTATGGTGTATCATTGTCATTCAGTTTTGAATATATCACTGTAATCATTGAATTTCATGttatttaatgataattttttctaGGGATGCAAACGCTGAAAGAAACTGCACAGGTGAAGACCAAAATTGTGTACCGCATCAAACCTAAGATTATCTACAGAACGCCATTTAAGGCTCAGCGTTCAGTTGGAATCCAGGAAAATGCATTGAGTGAGTATTCTTTATTCAGTCTATATCGTATTATGGTACGGCTTGTATTATGGggttttttatgatatcatcTATTCTCCCTATCTATTTAATCCTACTACTGTGATTGGTCTGTTTTAGCCCGAAACATTGGTATTCAATGTAAGCGACCTGCTGAAGAACTTACAAATACCTCAAAAGCCATTTGTATTGGAGAAGAATCAGATTTAGGGAGTGACAGTGAAGATGATGACTATCATCCAGATTCGGCAGAAGAGTCAGAGATGGACAGTGACTCTGAGGATGATTCTGAAGGCAGAGTTATGTTTGAAGAAATGAGGTTAGTAAAGTATAATATTTTAATCATGAATGAACGTTGTTAAAAGTAAGTTCAAAAATTCTTTGTGTAGAATTTACATATCACTCACGGAATCAAAAATGAGACGAAAtactaatttttcatttcaaggtATAACTAAGAAACTAGAAATAATGTCAAGGAAAAAGGAATGTGAAGAAATCAAGGATTGGATAAAGTCAATAAAATGTCATTTGTACTGGTGCGCTGCATCATCATCACCCAGGGATAAAGAAGGCATCAGTAAAAAATGGTCATCAGCAGTCAAACACATCCAAGACAATCATGAAGACTGCAGCCATGAACCCATAACATCAGAAAAGAAATGGCTTTATCCAGGTAAGATATTATCTATTGCAACTACTGAATCAGAAATTATATCTAATTTCATGTGATGAAACATTTGATGTACTATTTACAGGATCTTTGGTTGGTGATTCTATGCAAAAATATCTGACGAATACACGGGTTATAAATAAAGTGAAGATGATGTCACCATACGGCCAGACCAGTAAACTGGAGTGTCTTCACagtttattcaatcattttgccCCGAAGATGATTCAGTTTTCTTACAATGGAATGACAAGCAGGTAAGCAAAGTATATAACAATTGagtgatttctattttttcatacATATGTCCCTGCTAAGACTTATATCAATGTCTTATGTCTTCTCTTAGGTTACAAATAGCTGCCCTACATTTCAATGAGAATAGTGACAGAATACAAGGCACAAAGATTGATGGGACAAAAAAATATAGCATTGTCTATCCAAAATACAAGGACACCCACACATTACGAAAACTACTCACTGATGCCACTTATGGTGAATATTAAAGTCATTAACTAAACTtatgtaaataattcattaccaAACACATTGTTGGCTAAcagtgttttttatttcagaatatgTCGACATTTGCTGGAACAAGATACTCGAGGACGTGGAAGAAGCAGATAGGCCGAGGAAAATAATCACAGTACCACCAAATCTCACAtcaaacaaagaaaaaatcaCCAAAGAGGAAGCCATCGCAATGCACAGGACAAGATTCAAAAAAACTAATAGATGATTGAATGGTAAGTCTCTTGACATTTGTATTGAAggtataatttcatttaaaattgTAATACATGCACATGAAAACATGAcaattatattgattttcttaaaaaatacattctttTTAGGTCTGCGGAAAAAATGATGACCCGAAGTGATGATTTAATTCGAAAAATAATGTAcgaagaaatatatttgaaatttggcaGTTCAAGATACCGAGTGCGTTTTATTTCAACATCAGGAATCATGATATATCTTGTATTCGTTTTATAATtcaacctaaaatatttttcatgtctTTTTCAGGTGATAAAGACAAAATATCTACATTTGCATGGGAAGATTAATGGTGAAACTACAAGTCTAAGTGAAAGTTGTAGACACCAGTTCACTCAATAAATGATCTGTAGAAAATTGATaggaaactgaaaataaaattattgatCTGCTTAAGCATAACAAAACTGCTCCTTACTTGAACAATTAATTGCGATCAGATGTTTAAATTAGAACTCAATGGATTGAAAGCAAAACGTTTTATACAttataaatatgcaataaaatttatattttatatctaaGCGATGTCATTGTTTTATTAAAATATCTGTAAGAAAAGCACAAGTTAAGAAGAATATATAAACATCGTTAGAATTTTTAAGTTGAattcttctattttaattCATTATGGTCCATCTGTGACAGTGGTATTATTGAGTTTCAACAGCAGTCTCAATTCATAggcagtgctgccatcttctaACGATATCATAAACTATTCCGCATTCATTATCCAACTCATTCAACAGTGCCATCTTTCGTGATAAAACTTTCGAACTTTGTTCCAGCGTCAGCTTTCATATAACTTTTTGTACTGAGATTGAACCTTAGGAAAATTACGACTAATGCGCGTCAGTTGCTCGTAAGTATTTGCTTCTGCGAGCAACGACTGCCGCTGAAGAACATAATTCAAAGTTAATGTTACATTTTTCTGGGAAGCTGTCACGTATAATGTCCTTTTGTAATTATTTCggttgaataatgatatttttatggGCAACGCTGTTGCGCTAACGACAAATTAACGGGCTTTGGCAATGTCGTTCGCTAATGAGATGGGTTGGAGAATTGACTATATATACTGGGGTTTTTTGGACCGTGGGGGAGACCGCTAGAAATTTTTAGATCGTTGAGATCAGTTCGTgaaataaaagtaattttgaagacaGGAACTCTGTGTGTTGCGACTCGTTTATTCTTGGACGTTTGTTAACATTCTATCACTCAAGTGGAATTCAAAGATCCCGATAGTGACAAATGGTGGAGAACCTGGCGGGCATTTTACTTGAGTGAGGTATCGAGCTATTTAACAAAACCAACGGAAACAAAGATAATTCACTGGAACAATACACGAAGTAGGAACTCGAGAAACGCACGGAAAATGGATTTTGGTAAATATTGAACAATACTTgttatttaattttgatttcgtCGTGTGCGTAGAACAATTTTCTGTGGATAGACCGAATATTTTGCTGTCTCCTCCGGTCTATCGTACATTTAATTGACTTAATATTGAAGAACCTagaaattatttgattgaatttgtgtatGCCGGTCGAAACGAGGTCTGGAATGGACCGCGCTTTGGCAGATAGACTAGCTGAAATGACAGCCAAAATTGACGATAAGCCAATGGGCATGACTCGTCTACAACCGCCACAGTTTACCGGTACGGTAAGCGAAGACGCTAATATTTGGTGGCGGCGGTTCACCCAATATTCTACTTTCATGGGCTGGACCAATGAGAAGAAACTTAAAGCAGTGGGGCTGTTTTTAGATGGACTTGCTTCGGCTTGGTATTGGACCGTGGTCGAGGCAAGCAAGTCAAAAGACGCAACCGTTAAGACAACGGCGAATAGTATCTTATCAGATATTGACAACTTTGAAAGggaattcaaaaagaaattcgaTTCTGGATCAATGAAATGGGTGCGTGAGCAAAGTTTAATGAACAGAAAACAATTACCGGGGGAATCGTTGGACGTCTATCTTCAAGACATCCAAATACGTTCGGCGGCTCTTGAAAAGAACGATCATGATTTAATGGTCCTATTTATCAATGGCTTGGCGGACAATTTGAGAGCGTTTGTCGTATCTAGATCACCAACAACTATGGACGAAGCCGAACAATACGCGCGCTTGTATGAATCCGTGTTGGCGCTGCAGGCGAAACCGCCTCCAATTGCCGGCATCATATCATCCACTGAGAACCGAAATGAAATTTCGGATCTCAGGGATGAAATCAGGAATTTAAGCCGGGAAGTCTCGAGACTTCAGGTACAGGTCCGGAGGCAGGATAATAACCTGCCGCCACGAAACTTCAGATCTGCTTCCGGATCTGTAGTTTGTGGTAGATGCAATCGAGTTGGGCATCACGAACGTAATTGTTTTAGGCAGAACGGTAGTTATCGGCCGGATAGACGGTTTAATAATTCTAACAATAATTTCGGTAATCGTTCCAACGATAATCCTAATAGATTCAGGCCGGGAAACAACCCCAGGCCCGGATTTTAGGGGATGATTCCGAGCCAAAACATTCGTTTACAAAAGGTTGCCTAATATattcatcagagattttaCTGTTTTAATTCCTGCTTTGTTTCTCGTGTTGTTGTTCCTATTCTTTGTACGTGAGTCTGTCACGATGTCGTTAATCGTTCATCTTCCACGCGTGAATGGAGAATTCGAGGCAGGCATAGCAGCCGGCGTCGATCCCCGTCTCGCCGACACTGACAAGCTCCCGATACATAACGCTGGAGATCACCAGGAAGCAAAGTCCATCGCCTGTGCATGGCTCTACCACAAGTATCGAGCATCAGCAAGCGATGAGGTACTTGCAGTTTTGATGGGAGGAGTCATAGGTGGTCTGGACCTAGGGCTTTTCTCTAATGCGGATGGAGACGTGCTTGTGTCCAACCATGCTACTATATCGGCAACCGCACCAGAGCTGGAGACGTTTGTTAAGGATAAAGTTAGCATGGACGCTGTCCGTAAAGGAGTTACTTTGGCCATAGCTACAAAGGCAACTTGGTGGGCCATGAACCACCACACAGGCCAGGGCCGAGCGCAGGGCTACGCGAGAAAAGTGATGAGCACCTTTTTTGGAGAATCCAacgtagatggcagcactgccTATGAATTGAGACTGCTGTTGAAACTCAATAATACCACTGTCACACATCAATCGACACATTACGAAATCCTTTATATACATGGTCCTCCTCATAACCGTCCTCAGGGAAATGTGCGCGGATGCACGAAACGACACAAGCAGGCAAAATTCTCCTATTTTCCTTGCCCAAATATCCCCAACACCACCGAACAAATGATCTGTATGCTACATGTCTTAATTTCGCATTTGCTGGCCCTTCAAAACTTTTCCGTCCGTACTGCCGTTTAAATTCGGTCCACATCAGCTGCAGGACCCAAGGGTTCAAACAGATCGAAGCGAAAGCTGCTGTGTCCGTCATGCAGGTCTCTTCATTTTGTCCGGACTCCTCCCAAACCCATTCCAGTCTTCTTTTCACGACATCAATCTCCATACAGCACACACACTCTTGCTCCGTCTCTAAGATCTGACAGTGTCCACATTGGCACCTAAAAAGATTAtccataaaaatatttttaaggTATGGATATAGGTATCTACTTGTTGTAAGCCTATGCTGATGCAATGCAGTGCAAGAATAGTCCAGCAGTGCCAGCACAACGACGTTGAATCGCACTGAGCTTTTGAAACGAACATGATAAGATTCTCTCAACTTCGCCAACAAAGCTCAAAAACCCATAATTAAATCTACGGCTTAATGaatcttaaaatatatatttttaagttAATTGTTATATGAACATACCACTGATTCAGATTATCCAGCTCCAAACGGTTTATTCGGCCTTCGTCGTCGTCTCCCTCTGCCTCCGGTCTGGGTCCATCGCCGTTTCGCTTCGGTTCTGCCTCTGGTTCGTATAAATACGGCCCGATCATTAATTCCTCTTCGTCACTTGTTTCCTGCCATTCAAAATCACTAAGCGATTTATCTGAATTTGATGCCGAAGTGGCATTAAATTCAGATGAATCGCTCCCATTGTCCGATTctctattcatttctatagacgcCATTATTGAGTCGCTGCCTTTAATGACGTAGTTCTATAAATAGCCCGCAGTACACGTGTTTTTCCGGAACGATGTAAACAAAACGAGGCGCgcgaaaatcaaaatcatcaaatatcattataaattgaaattttttccgaTCTTTCAAATTGTCAATCTCAATAGTATACTATAATGAATCATTTTATTCCAAAAGTagaaaattcttgaaaaagtgtcagttaccctttaattTGTCCCTTGTTCAATGACATGCGCGCAGCGCACGTTATACCTTAAAATTGGACCGAGTCATTTAAAACTCTGCCAACTTGTAAATTCTACAGGAAGAACACTTTTAGATCGATTGTTATACTGCCATCTTGTTGAAAGCAATTTTCGCGAATTTGTACTTTTTGCTCGAcgcaaattatttttttttgtgcaatagaatatgaataaatgaatgaaccgCAAATATTTCAGCTTTTCAACATCGATGGTTTTGCGTCACCGTTTCCATCGTTTGCTATTCAGAGGTAACACTTTTCATCGTCGAATATATTTGTATAGGGACAGGGTGGACCTATCCAAGGTTTTTGATTACTGCTTAGCTGCGGAAGGGCACCTTTGTCATAGAAAATTTTGGGGCTCTGAGAGGCAATCTGAATCAATTTGGGGCATCATATCCCTTGTCTGCATCCACTAAATATGACATTTTGACATGTTAAAGACAAATCATTGATAAAAAAAGAAGTTTACCCATTTTCGACTGTTCACATttgtaattttaaaatctattctaCCTGAACTTCAAAAATAAAAGGACACTTCTTATCTTCAATCATGAGTACCGTTCAAGCGGTAGTAGCGGTAGGCTGGATCCGTCACTGAG
This genomic interval from Tubulanus polymorphus chromosome 8, tnTubPoly1.2, whole genome shotgun sequence contains the following:
- the LOC141909902 gene encoding P2X purinoceptor 7-like, whose protein sequence is MASIEMNRESDNGSDSSEFNATSASNSDKSLSDFEWQETSDEEELMIGPYLYEPEAEPKRNGDGPRPEAEGDDDEGRINRLELDNLNQWCQCGHCQILETEQECVCCMEIDVVKRRLEWVWEESGQNEETCMTDTAAFASICLNPWVLQLMWTEFKRQYGRKSFEGPANAKLRHVAYRSFVRWCWGYLGKENRRILPACVVSCIRAHFPEDGYEEDHVYKGFRNVSIDV